One window from the genome of Poecilia reticulata strain Guanapo linkage group LG9, Guppy_female_1.0+MT, whole genome shotgun sequence encodes:
- the rab11fip1a gene encoding rab11 family-interacting protein 1 isoform X2, which produces MSLLDQSQQLFPTSVVVTVHQARNLRTKGKNGTNDAYAIIQVAKDKFSTSVAEKCVAPVWKEEASFDLPLFHPGNAERCTLCIIVMHRAQVGLDKFLGQAVVNLLDHHANKSRKKTDWYKLVDKTGKEDKVRGEVLLDIQFMRNNMSASMFDLSMQDKPRSRISKLKDKVKGKKKEGPSDSVSAIVPPVSQVLTDSEGEADAQSLNQSPSVKKKSKIKNPFASKSNLQRNISQSLSTLGTLPEKNSSLSGSRSSGLNVDPSEGKKKFKLLGHKRTGSSDSKVSVGAFSLLGRSKHSNSEQNNLCINGSHVYAEEAEAKTGSTVSLNSSGLGSVEDVHKHTSVSADVSKSVAVPSYSHDSAEKELLEQRRHQEEENRRQAEEKRIAEAKRLEEEEKYRAETKRLQEEEQRRQQEEQERRRRYLEDEAKRRRQEEEEKRNEEEYRRLEAAENQKLEEERRKAEEQKRQEEASMSERLSSLFGMIRKKEDKKDEVQPQSKYEQPPTAAESKSPDLSVSHHSPNPFDSIPLHSDPRPVGNESPSDPQKFGRNQQSPSATLFLNRTAKVSAVKPRPHPVKPLNSAENQSTSSSAVKDNRVWDTTAGKIKLEESGESGPYSELTTEELVKLVVKQQTDLSKKAAKITELEEYIDNLLVRVIEEKPTILQSLNIAKPI; this is translated from the exons ATGTCTTTGCTCGACCAGAGCCAGCAGTTGTTCCCAACGAGTGTTGTGGTAACGGTGCATCAGGCTCGGAACCTGCGGACCAAGGGCAAGAATGGCACCAACGACGCCTACGCCATCATCCAGGTGGCCAAAGACAAGTTCTCCACTTCGGTGGCGGAGAAATGTGTCGCTCCGGTGTGGAAAGAGGAGGCATCGTTTGACCTGCCGCTCTTCCACCCGGGAAACGCCGAGCGCTGTACGCTGTGCATTATAGTCATGCACCGTGCCCAGGTGGGACTGGACAAGTTCCTGGGCCAGGCCGTGGTCAACTTGCTGGATCATCATGCAAATAAGTCCCGCAAGAAGACAGA CTGGTACAAACTGGTGGACAAGACTGGAAAGGAGGACAAGGTGCGAGGGGAGGTGCTCCTAGATATCCAGTTCATGAGAAACAACATGTCGGCCAGCATGTTCGACCTTTCGATGCAGGACAAGCCGCGCTCTCGCATCTCTAAGCTGAAGGACAAAGTCAAGGGAAAAAAGAAGGAGGGTCCCTCAGACTCCGTCTCAGCTATCGTCCCCCCTGTCAGCCAGGTGCTCACAGACAGTGAGGGGGAAGCCGATGCGCAGTCGCTGAATCAGTCTCCCAGTGTAAAGAAGAAGTCAAAAATCAAGAATCCCTTTGCCTCCAAATCAAACTTGCAGCGTAACATCTCCCAGTCGTTGTCCACACTCGGGACGCTCCCTGAAAAGAACTCATCGCTCTCTGGAAGCCGCTCCTCTGGCCTCAATGTGGATCCCTCTGAAG gaaaaaagaaattcaaactcCTGGGGCACAAGCGAACAGGAAGCTCTGACAGCAAGGTTTCTGTGGGTGCGTTCTCCTTACTGGGCCGCTCCAAGCACAGCAACAGCGAGCAGAACAACCTGTGCATCAACGGCAGCCACGTGTACGCAGAGGAGGCCGAAGCTAAAACCGGATCTACTGTCAGTCTGAACAGCTCAGGCCTGGGTTCTGTGGAGGACGTCCACAAACACACCTCTGTCTCTGCAGACGTCAGTAAAAGTGTTGCCGTGCCTTCATACAGTCACGATTCTGCAGAAAAAGAACTGCTGGAGCAACGGCGCCATCAAGAGGAGGAGAATAGAAGGCAGGCTGAGGAAAAGCGCATCGCAGAGGCCAAGAggttggaggaagaggagaaataCAGGGCAGAGACCAAGagactgcaggaggaagagcagcgCAGGCagcaggaagagcaggagaggAGAAGACGCTATCTAGAGGATGAAGCAAAGAGGAGaagacaggaagaggaggaaaagaggaatGAAGAAGAGTACAGGAGGCTGGAAGCGGCTGAGAACCAGAAGCTTGAGGAGGAGCGCCGGAAAGCAGAAGAGCAGAAACGCCAGGAAGAGGCCTCCATGAGTGAAAGGCTGTCATCTCTGTTCGGGATGATCAGAAAGAAGGAAGACAAGAAGGACGAGGTGCAGCCTCAAAGCAAATATGAGCAGCCTCCTACAGCAGCAGAGTCCAAGAGCCCTGACCTCTCCGTCTCCCACCACTCCCCTAATCCATTCGACAGCATCCCCCTTCACTCAGATCCTCGACCTGTCGGCAACGAAAGTCCGTCTGACCCCCAGAAATTCGGCCGCAACCAGCAATCGCCTTCTGCCACACTCTTCCTCAACCGTACTGCCAAAGTGTCCGCAGTCAAACCCAG gCCACATCCAGTGAAACCCTTGAATTCAGCTGAGAACCAATCCACCAGCTCCTCTGCTGTAAAAGACAACAGAGTTTGGGACACCACTGCTGGAAAAATTAAG
- the rab11fip1a gene encoding rab11 family-interacting protein 1 isoform X1, which yields MSLLDQSQQLFPTSVVVTVHQARNLRTKGKNGTNDAYAIIQVAKDKFSTSVAEKCVAPVWKEEASFDLPLFHPGNAERCTLCIIVMHRAQVGLDKFLGQAVVNLLDHHANKSRKKTDWYKLVDKTGKEDKVRGEVLLDIQFMRNNMSASMFDLSMQDKPRSRISKLKDKVKGKKKEGPSDSVSAIVPPVSQVLTDSEGEADAQSLNQSPSVKKKSKIKNPFASKSNLQRNISQSLSTLGTLPEKNSSLSGSRSSGLNVDPSEGKKKFKLLGHKRTGSSDSKVSVGAFSLLGRSKHSNSEQNNLCINGSHVYAEEAEAKTGSTVSLNSSGLGSVEDVHKHTSVSADVSKSVAVPSYSHDSAEKELLEQRRHQEEENRRQAEEKRIAEAKRLEEEEKYRAETKRLQEEEQRRQQEEQERRRRYLEDEAKRRRQEEEEKRNEEEYRRLEAAENQKLEEERRKAEEQKRQEEASMSERLSSLFGMIRKKEDKKDEVQPQSKYEQPPTAAESKSPDLSVSHHSPNPFDSIPLHSDPRPVGNESPSDPQKFGRNQQSPSATLFLNRTAKVSAVKPRLPQILESEPADHQSPSQPCPSPGQFESTLPSVPPDSPNTFSSLHSSLAPPNVSPSGSPRGSTEDLSFVGRKGSSPPMADHRRRSALISSYPAQRTQPEENQVNVREFKNPAYVDDDESEQKKVSRPPPDYNMLFPQKRHGVKGQTQWDQLVSEFSLKRRDGAPELMGPEMSVDGPVEDPRPRLQVTQETPAIKKHQETRPVSTKKVAAPAPPKHTASPVPPAVVDSSQRHGQKITPQSLLRSSSPAVPLYVKASSTSTGKSKDGERKEPYYSAVATPTPSRLAADTAPADDQRKVASNKEAPTAKPRQRDSGAKPANEEESAVKANIQASSSLNMSGMNKKEKENFTKTNQFSSSERLPQDSTAQLKHGQEADIFSGNVQREQKPEKTGGMPCNSNNTLNQDKPSADVKGFDSVKQGESSKKGEQSNPGSPAFQRRNSSRRRILPSSILSENVFMPKQEPGPEEATALPTANQVVSGRGLSNASVPPQPEMHGEEDQSPAEPFVATSAFPSSQPFSVLLEEPATQAENMSGGKPLLRAWVSPSEAQPVNSGQGLSPRRPHPVKPLNSAENQSTSSSAVKDNRVWDTTAGKIKLEESGESGPYSELTTEELVKLVVKQQTDLSKKAAKITELEEYIDNLLVRVIEEKPTILQSLNIAKPI from the exons ATGTCTTTGCTCGACCAGAGCCAGCAGTTGTTCCCAACGAGTGTTGTGGTAACGGTGCATCAGGCTCGGAACCTGCGGACCAAGGGCAAGAATGGCACCAACGACGCCTACGCCATCATCCAGGTGGCCAAAGACAAGTTCTCCACTTCGGTGGCGGAGAAATGTGTCGCTCCGGTGTGGAAAGAGGAGGCATCGTTTGACCTGCCGCTCTTCCACCCGGGAAACGCCGAGCGCTGTACGCTGTGCATTATAGTCATGCACCGTGCCCAGGTGGGACTGGACAAGTTCCTGGGCCAGGCCGTGGTCAACTTGCTGGATCATCATGCAAATAAGTCCCGCAAGAAGACAGA CTGGTACAAACTGGTGGACAAGACTGGAAAGGAGGACAAGGTGCGAGGGGAGGTGCTCCTAGATATCCAGTTCATGAGAAACAACATGTCGGCCAGCATGTTCGACCTTTCGATGCAGGACAAGCCGCGCTCTCGCATCTCTAAGCTGAAGGACAAAGTCAAGGGAAAAAAGAAGGAGGGTCCCTCAGACTCCGTCTCAGCTATCGTCCCCCCTGTCAGCCAGGTGCTCACAGACAGTGAGGGGGAAGCCGATGCGCAGTCGCTGAATCAGTCTCCCAGTGTAAAGAAGAAGTCAAAAATCAAGAATCCCTTTGCCTCCAAATCAAACTTGCAGCGTAACATCTCCCAGTCGTTGTCCACACTCGGGACGCTCCCTGAAAAGAACTCATCGCTCTCTGGAAGCCGCTCCTCTGGCCTCAATGTGGATCCCTCTGAAG gaaaaaagaaattcaaactcCTGGGGCACAAGCGAACAGGAAGCTCTGACAGCAAGGTTTCTGTGGGTGCGTTCTCCTTACTGGGCCGCTCCAAGCACAGCAACAGCGAGCAGAACAACCTGTGCATCAACGGCAGCCACGTGTACGCAGAGGAGGCCGAAGCTAAAACCGGATCTACTGTCAGTCTGAACAGCTCAGGCCTGGGTTCTGTGGAGGACGTCCACAAACACACCTCTGTCTCTGCAGACGTCAGTAAAAGTGTTGCCGTGCCTTCATACAGTCACGATTCTGCAGAAAAAGAACTGCTGGAGCAACGGCGCCATCAAGAGGAGGAGAATAGAAGGCAGGCTGAGGAAAAGCGCATCGCAGAGGCCAAGAggttggaggaagaggagaaataCAGGGCAGAGACCAAGagactgcaggaggaagagcagcgCAGGCagcaggaagagcaggagaggAGAAGACGCTATCTAGAGGATGAAGCAAAGAGGAGaagacaggaagaggaggaaaagaggaatGAAGAAGAGTACAGGAGGCTGGAAGCGGCTGAGAACCAGAAGCTTGAGGAGGAGCGCCGGAAAGCAGAAGAGCAGAAACGCCAGGAAGAGGCCTCCATGAGTGAAAGGCTGTCATCTCTGTTCGGGATGATCAGAAAGAAGGAAGACAAGAAGGACGAGGTGCAGCCTCAAAGCAAATATGAGCAGCCTCCTACAGCAGCAGAGTCCAAGAGCCCTGACCTCTCCGTCTCCCACCACTCCCCTAATCCATTCGACAGCATCCCCCTTCACTCAGATCCTCGACCTGTCGGCAACGAAAGTCCGTCTGACCCCCAGAAATTCGGCCGCAACCAGCAATCGCCTTCTGCCACACTCTTCCTCAACCGTACTGCCAAAGTGTCCGCAGTCAAACCCAG ATTGCCTCAGATTTTGGAGTCTGAACCAGCTGACCACCAAAGCCCCAGTCAGCCATGTCCTTCCCCAGGCCAATTTGAGTCTACCCTCCCTAGCGTTCCACCAGATTCCCCCAATACCTTCTCCAGCTTGCACTCATCATTGGCTCCACCTAACGTAAGCCCATCTGGTTCTCCTCGCGGCAGCACAGAAGATTTATCCTTTGTCGGACGCAAAGGATCTTCACCCCCCATGGCGGATCACAGGAGAAGATCAGCTCTAATCTCCTCGTATCCTGCACAGAGAACCCAGCCTGAAGAAAATCAGGTTAATGTCAGAGAGTTCAAGAACCCTGCGTATGTGGACGATGATGAATCAGAGCAAAAGAAGGTTTCTCGGCCTCCTCCGGATTACAACATGCTCTTTCCCCAGAAGAGACACGGTGTGAAAGGCCAAACTCAATGGGACCAGCTGGTCTCCGAGTTCAGTCTGAAGCGCAGAGACGGTGCACCTGAACTTATGGGTCCCGAGATGAGCGTAGACGGACCAGTAGAGGATCCAAGACCTCGGTTGCAAGTAACGCAGGAGACTCCTGCTATCAAGAAACATCAGGAGACCAGACCTGTGTCAACAAAAAAGGTGGCAGCCCCTGCTCCACCTAAGCACACGGCCTCTCCGGTCCCTCCTGCAGTGGTGGACTCCAGTCAGAGACACGGTCAGAAGATCACTCCTCAATCTCTCCTGAGGTCCAGCTCACCTGCGGTTCCATTATATGTAAAAGCGTCTTCCACAAGCACCGGAAAGTCAAAAGACGGAGAAAGGAAAGAGCCGTATTACTCAGCTGTGGCAACGCCTACACCCAGTCGATTGGCTGCTGATACAGCCCCAGCAGATGATCAAAGAAAAGTCGCCTCGAACAAAGAAGCACCAACGGCTAAACCAAGACAAAGGGATAGTGGTGCAAAGCCAGCAAACGAAGAGGAGTCTGCTGTGAAGGCGAACATCCAAGCATCGTCCAGTTTAAACATGAGTGGCATGAACAAGAAGGAAAAGGAGAACTTTACAAAGACTAATCAGTTTTCCAGCTCTGAACGCCTACCTCAAGACTCAACGGCACAGCTGAAGCATGGTCAGGAAGCGGATATTTTTTCAGGCAACGTGCAGAGAGAACAGAAACCTGAAAAAACAGGAGGGATGCCATGTAATTCTAATAACACCTTAAATCAGGACAAACCATCTGCTGATGTAAAGGGCTTTGACTCAGTCAAACAAGGTGAGAGCAGCAAAAAGGGTGAGCAATCAAACCCGGGCAGTCCCGCCTTCCAAAGGAGAAATTCATCGAGAAGAAGGATTCTTCCGTCCTCAATTCTCTCCGAGAACGTTTTTATGCCAAAGCAAGAACCAGGACCTGAAGAGGCGACAGCCTTACCCACAGCCAATCAGGTGGTCTCTGGAAGAGGTCTCTCCAATGCATCTGTCCCACCGCAGCCTGAAATGCATGGGGAGGAGGATCAATCACCAGCTGAACCTTTTGTTGCGACTTCAGCTTTTCCGTCCTCGCAGCCCTTCTCTGTTCTTTTGGAGGAACCAGCAACACAGGCAGAAAATATGTCAGGGGGAAAACCACTTTTGAGAGCATGGGTGTCCCCCTCTGAAGCTCAGCCTGTCAATAGTGGACAAGGATTGAGTCCACGCAG gCCACATCCAGTGAAACCCTTGAATTCAGCTGAGAACCAATCCACCAGCTCCTCTGCTGTAAAAGACAACAGAGTTTGGGACACCACTGCTGGAAAAATTAAG